One genomic segment of Myripristis murdjan chromosome 20, fMyrMur1.1, whole genome shotgun sequence includes these proteins:
- the sox32 gene encoding SRY-box transcription factor 32, whose product MHFQRVPATFQLGANNAMFECEDVLAADGEQMSEVRSPSSAPSSPLSVNSDSSCSSPEAKSTSTQQRVRRPLNAFIIWTKEERRRLAQLNPDLENTDLSKILGKTWKAMSLAEKRPYMQEAERLRVQHTIDYPNYKYKPRRRKQLKKSAKVQPAEAPAPLSSLCIKGFPVPYNLSYLLQNQQQAYPHTPTFPDSPANFTPLHGTYSNVPAFPDTTDAFSNKPLMYSSPPAHPAEPQIYLGSQHGQIQYGLSSSGSPGSHWEQGEFRVYGEQPCSAGPSLEFYLEQIQMDMLYDLDRSEFEQYLGPSPCRPESVDPSSYHQQNNHREGRSLS is encoded by the exons CACTTTCCAACTCGGAGCAAACAACGCGATGTTTGAATGCGAAGACGTGCTTGCCGCCGACGGGGAGCAGATGTCCGAGGTGCGCTCCCCGAGCTCAGCGCCCTCCAGTCCGCTGTCGGTGAACTCCGACTCCAGTTGCTCCAGCCCTGAGGCCAAATCTACCTCCACGCAGCAGAGGGTGAGAAGGCCCCTGAACGCCTTCATCATCTGGACCAAGGAGGAGCGCAGGCGTCTGGCGCAGCTCAACCCGGACCTGGAGAACACCGACCTCAGCAAAATTCTTg GTAAGACCTGGAAGGCCATGTCTCTGGCAGAGAAGCGGCCGTACATGCAAGAGGCCGAGCGCCTGAGGGTGCAGCACACCATCGACTATCCCAACTACAAGTACAAGCCCCGCAGGAGGAAGCAGCTGAAGAAGAGCGCCAAGGTGCAGCCTGCAGAGGCCCCGgcccctctctcctcactctGCATCAAGGGCTTCCCCGTGCCATACAACCTCAGCTACCTCCTCCAGAACCAGCAGCAGgcctacccacacacacctacGTTCCCAGACTCCCCGGCTAACTTCACCCCTCTGCATGGCACCTACTCCAACGTTCCTGCTTTCCCAGACACAACAGATGCTTTCTCAAACAAGCCTCTGATGTACTCGAGCCCGCCGGCGCACCCCGCAGAGCCCCAGATTTATTTGGGCAGTCAGCACGGGCAGATTCAGTATGGTTTGTCCAGCTCCGGCAGCCCGGGGTCCCATTGGGAGCAGGGGGAGTTCAGGGTGTACGGGGAGCAGCCGTGCTCTGCTGGGCCCTCCCTCGAGTTTTACCTGGAGCAGATTCAGATGGACATGCTGTACGATCTGGACCGCAGCGAGTTCGAACAGTACCTGGGTCCCTCCCCCTGCCGGCCTGAGTCGGTGGACCCCAGCAGCTACCATCAGCAGAACAACCACAGAGAGGGACGCTCACTGTCATAA